The following proteins come from a genomic window of Novosphingobium aromaticivorans DSM 12444:
- a CDS encoding LysR substrate-binding domain-containing protein, which produces MIRRLPPLRSLEAFIRVVRAGSAKTAAAELALSPSALSRRLGALEEFIGKPLFERKHQALKLTDEGQQLYDAVAPLIDEMADRVDRLIDTGKVMRLRLGVLPLFGSQRLFPRLGELRKLHPQLHIDIDSGHAAETKLGDTIDAAIVLSEGPDASLHSVRLDHNRVHAITSKQLADELGDKPDIAKLSKQTFLVHNDLPMSFEAWKKALHLEKLEPAAIDHFDSGQLILEAAAQGLGIAIMHDDHYHRSHDPRLARLYNIDVDSPYSYWFVCRPRALQSRPVRLFHDWMLKAGL; this is translated from the coding sequence ATGATCCGCCGCTTGCCCCCGCTGCGCTCGCTCGAGGCGTTCATTCGCGTCGTGCGCGCGGGTTCGGCCAAGACCGCGGCGGCGGAACTCGCGCTCAGCCCTTCGGCCCTGTCGCGCAGGCTCGGCGCGCTCGAGGAATTCATCGGCAAGCCGCTGTTCGAACGCAAGCACCAGGCGCTCAAGCTGACCGACGAGGGCCAGCAGCTCTATGATGCCGTCGCCCCGCTGATCGATGAAATGGCCGACCGGGTGGATCGCCTGATCGATACCGGCAAGGTCATGCGTCTTCGCCTCGGCGTGCTTCCGCTGTTCGGCAGCCAGCGCCTGTTCCCGCGCCTGGGCGAACTGCGCAAGCTGCATCCGCAACTGCACATCGACATCGATTCCGGCCACGCCGCCGAAACCAAGCTGGGCGACACGATCGATGCCGCCATCGTCCTTTCCGAAGGACCGGACGCCTCGCTCCATTCGGTGCGCCTCGATCACAACCGTGTCCACGCCATCACTTCGAAGCAACTGGCCGACGAACTGGGCGACAAGCCGGACATCGCCAAGCTCTCGAAGCAGACGTTCCTCGTTCACAACGACCTGCCGATGAGCTTCGAGGCATGGAAGAAGGCGCTGCACCTCGAAAAGCTCGAACCAGCAGCCATCGACCATTTCGATTCGGGCCAGCTCATCCTCGAAGCGGCGGCGCAGGGCCTCGGCATCGCGATCATGCACGACGACCATTATCATCGCAGCCATGATCCGCGCCTCGCGCGTCTCTACAACATCGATGTCGACAGCCCCTATTCCTACTGGTTCGTCTGCCGTCCCCGCGCGCTCCAGTCGCGCCCGGTCCGGTTGTTCCACGACTGGATGCTGAAGGCGGGGCTTTGA